A window of the Candidatus Paceibacterota bacterium genome harbors these coding sequences:
- a CDS encoding TlpA disulfide reductase family protein, giving the protein MRIKLSVLLAIASLLLPAPSSMAAESSDAADELKALVTKIQTKLRDGKETEAALAPELQEFDALLTKHKGEKTDDVAQILFMKAMLYEQVLKNPAKANALMEQLQKDFPDTGPAKQAKQEAEAGKARAALIEGAKFPDFNEKDLEGKPLSVANYKGKVVLLDFWATWCGPCVRELPNVIKTYEAHHKDGFEIVGISLDRDRDREKLVSFLKDKKMTWPQYFDGKGWQNKLAAKYGVQSIPATYLLDRQGIIIAKDLRGEELEQAVSKALAKK; this is encoded by the coding sequence ATGAGAATAAAGCTCTCGGTCCTCCTGGCCATTGCGTCCTTGCTGCTGCCTGCTCCGAGCAGTATGGCCGCAGAAAGTAGCGACGCTGCCGACGAACTCAAGGCGCTGGTGACGAAAATCCAAACCAAACTACGGGACGGCAAGGAAACCGAGGCCGCCCTGGCCCCGGAACTTCAGGAGTTCGACGCGCTGCTGACGAAGCACAAAGGCGAGAAGACCGACGATGTGGCGCAGATCCTGTTCATGAAAGCCATGCTGTATGAGCAGGTTCTTAAGAACCCCGCCAAGGCCAATGCGTTGATGGAGCAGCTGCAAAAGGACTTTCCCGATACGGGACCCGCCAAGCAGGCGAAGCAAGAGGCGGAGGCCGGCAAGGCGCGGGCGGCGCTCATCGAGGGGGCAAAGTTCCCCGACTTCAACGAAAAGGACCTGGAGGGCAAGCCGCTCTCAGTCGCGAATTACAAGGGCAAGGTGGTGCTCTTAGACTTCTGGGCCACTTGGTGCGGGCCGTGCGTTCGGGAGTTGCCGAATGTTATCAAGACCTACGAGGCGCACCACAAGGATGGCTTCGAGATCGTCGGCATCAGCCTGGACCGGGACCGGGATCGGGAGAAACTCGTCAGTTTCCTCAAAGACAAGAAGATGACTTGGCCGCAGTATTTCGACGGTAAAGGGTGGCAGAATAAGCTGGCTGCCAAGTATGGCGTGCAGAGCATTCCGGCAACCTACCTGCTTGACCGCCAGGGAATCATAATCGCCAAAGACCTGCGAGGCGAAGAGCTGGAGCAGGCTGTGTCCAAGGCCCTGGCAAAGAAATAG